The Triticum aestivum cultivar Chinese Spring chromosome 7B, IWGSC CS RefSeq v2.1, whole genome shotgun sequence genome window below encodes:
- the LOC123162767 gene encoding uncharacterized protein translates to MAITKARKSVKRSTSTTADAGAGASSSMSMAPPPVPSGLNEVKQPPPLPPGVYFNPTKADRMGFLNRWIAGDDKMPDARGFIFHADMYDNDPYALQRLHPPASARDGKHTWWFLGESKFQSPCSAAKNKRADRSVRTGGFWRVEQSKEELREEGGRKNCFGFYYVPPPPSKKRKTPWLMQEFTSDMDRGAGRKGVPALHKLYVTPRPEGLREVYGEDGLTEGNKKPVPADYFAAAAALMPPGSVRGLRQEQVEPPQASDLPPLPSPLPHYGGDDDDDGQNFMDGIMSSAGPLHYDDSEKGQNSMGAASVLGQYQQQQHDEDGPEDNFSIPMDQFMKIFDKPAETEGEEPAWDSLPDIVDHDELVKFNKDA, encoded by the coding sequence ATGGCCATCACGAAAGCGAGAAAATCAGTCAAGAGATCAACTTCCACCACCGCCGACGCCGGAGCCGGAGCCAGCAGCTCCATGTCCATGGCGCCTCCGCCCGTACCAAGTGGGTTGAACGAAGTCaagcagccgccgccgctgcctcctggcGTCTACTTCAACCCAACGAAGGCGGACAGGATGGGGTTCCTCAACCGGTGGATCGCCGGCGACGACAAGATGCCGGACGCGCGGGGGTTCATCTTCCACGCTGACATGTACGACAACGACCCCTACGCGCTGCAGCGGCTGCACCCGCCGGCCAGCGCCCGCGACGGCAAGCACACGTGGTGGTTCCTCGGCGAGAGCAAGTTCCAGAGCCCGTGCAGCGCGGCCAAGAACAAGCGCGCCGACCGCAGCGTCCGGACCGGCGGGTTCTGGCGGGTGGAGCAGAGCAAGGAGGAGCTTCGCGAAGAGGGCGGGCGCAAGAACTGCTTCGGTTTCTACTACGTGCCCCCGCCCCCGTCCAAGAAGCGCAAGACGCCGTGGCTCATGCAGGAGTTCACCAGCGACATGGACAGGGGCGCCGGCAGGAAGGGCGTGCCCGCGCTCCACAAGCTCTATGTCACGCCGCGCCCCGAGGGCCTGAGGGAAGTCTACGGGGAGGACGGCCTGACGGAGGGGAACAAGAAGCCTGTCCCGGCAGACTATTTCGCCGCGGCCGCCGCGCTGATGCCGCCGGGTAGTGTCCGTGGTCTCCGGCAAGAGCAAGTTGAGCCGCCACAGGCGTCGGATCTGCCGCCTTTGCCCTCGCCTCTTCCTCAttacggcggcgacgacgacgacgacggccaaAACTTCATGGATGGCATAATGTCGTCGGCGGGTCCTCTTCATTATGACGACAGCGAGAAGGGACAGAACTCCATGGGGGCAGCCAGCGTTCTTGGTcagtaccagcagcagcagcatgatGAGGACGGGCCGGAGGATAATTTCAGCATTCCAATGGACCAATTCATGAAAATATTTGACAAGCCAGCGGAGACGGAGGGGGAAGAACCGGCGTGGGACTCTTTGCCGGACATAGTTGATCATGATGAGTTAGTGAAATTCAACAAGGATGCTTAG